From a region of the Aeoliella mucimassa genome:
- a CDS encoding serine/threonine-protein kinase — protein sequence MTDKTPTPESHPPADDATVAGQGARSDNDPTASFSEDFGHDDDLTTISMSPPIDYQTPFSGLKPYDLGRALVGHQLDDVVLEEFVGGGGMGAVLRGRDTVLHRTVAVKVLSTHQAGDEETAKRFQMEARSAARLDHPCIARVYYVGENRGLRYIIFEYIEGINVRDLVAQSGPLSISDTVSYSLQIADALTHAWQRSVVHRDIKPSNILITADGQAKLVDMGLARMHEVGATAPANADEDLTATGMTIGTFDYIAPEQARSPRDADTRSDIYSLGCTMYYMLTGRPPFPGGTPLQKLLSHQGDPPPMLAELRPDVPAPLAAVVGRMLAKRPEQRYQTPADLTTALLNLSDQLGVIRPGLATTLIPSIPKQPTRVERNLPWLAPIALLLIGIGLLSLFWHPSEPTTDLDAAPLVTQQAAEKARELSP from the coding sequence ATGACCGACAAAACACCCACTCCTGAATCGCATCCACCGGCCGACGACGCCACAGTCGCCGGTCAGGGTGCGCGGTCGGACAACGATCCCACGGCGAGCTTTTCCGAAGACTTTGGCCACGACGACGATCTGACGACCATTTCGATGTCGCCGCCGATCGACTACCAGACCCCATTCTCCGGCCTGAAGCCTTACGACTTGGGTCGAGCACTGGTCGGCCATCAGCTCGACGATGTGGTGCTCGAAGAGTTCGTCGGCGGTGGCGGAATGGGCGCGGTGCTTCGCGGGCGCGACACCGTGCTCCATCGCACGGTGGCGGTCAAGGTGCTTTCGACCCATCAGGCGGGCGACGAAGAGACCGCCAAGCGGTTCCAAATGGAAGCCCGCTCTGCTGCACGTCTCGATCACCCTTGCATCGCTCGCGTGTACTACGTAGGCGAGAACCGTGGCCTCCGCTACATCATCTTCGAGTACATCGAGGGCATCAACGTTCGCGATCTGGTTGCCCAGAGCGGCCCGCTTTCGATTTCCGACACGGTAAGCTACTCGCTCCAAATTGCCGACGCACTGACCCACGCCTGGCAGCGGAGCGTCGTGCATCGCGACATTAAACCGTCGAACATTTTGATCACCGCCGATGGTCAAGCGAAGCTCGTTGACATGGGGCTCGCACGCATGCACGAGGTCGGCGCAACCGCTCCGGCCAACGCGGACGAAGACCTCACCGCAACCGGCATGACGATCGGCACGTTCGACTACATTGCCCCCGAACAAGCGCGAAGCCCTCGCGATGCCGACACGCGGAGCGATATCTACTCGCTCGGCTGCACCATGTATTACATGCTTACCGGGCGGCCGCCATTCCCTGGGGGGACTCCGCTTCAGAAGTTGCTCAGCCACCAAGGCGATCCTCCACCGATGCTGGCCGAACTGCGTCCCGATGTGCCCGCCCCGCTCGCAGCGGTGGTCGGGCGGATGCTTGCCAAGCGCCCGGAGCAGCGATACCAAACGCCGGCCGACCTTACCACCGCGCTGCTCAATCTGTCCGATCAACTCGGCGTGATTCGCCCTGGCTTGGCTACCACGCTGATTCCTTCGATCCCCAAGCAACCAACTCGGGTCGAACGCAACTTGCCCTGGCTCGCGCCGATCGCTCTGCTGCTGATCGGCATCGGATTGCTCTCCCTCTTCTGGCATCCCAGCGAACCGACTACCGACCTTGATGCGGCCCCGCTCGTCACCCAGCAGGCGGCCGAAAAGGCGCGAGAACTCTCGCCTTAG
- a CDS encoding TAXI family TRAP transporter solute-binding subunit, with product MKISANRTLRFALVWGFVLLVITSAVVGLMRRDRLPSTIRVATGEEHGLYHQVWLAIKPLLEEELGREVELRTTTGSVVNRQLLAAGEVDIAMMQGDQLLGGQLEHDATLEIVAPLYPEPLLVVAPRGTPIESIRQLEGSPVYLGPANSGSRLSAQELFSHFHVHVVEPIDDTPHDSFLSPLESGVVDAAIVVTGLQNRDVNSLLDSGKFDLVSIPESQGYADRSIQWQSYTIPTGYFSGAPTTPAQPVETLATAGLVVVTDKASNTLVNAMLEVFYEHGLRTKFANLIPRSQALDWCPIEPHEVSRGYFNPVDRLSSIAAMMESMAATKELLFALGAGLFLLWRRTERIRKRDHNKKLQAEKDRLDLLLQKTLDIERAQMRTTDPKQLRKMLDEVTNIKLRALQELTDEELYADQAFSIFLMQCSNLISKIQLKIISLTGSNGDLASIDPIG from the coding sequence GTGAAGATATCCGCCAATCGTACTTTACGCTTTGCGCTGGTGTGGGGCTTCGTGCTGCTGGTCATCACCTCGGCCGTGGTCGGGCTGATGCGTCGCGACCGGCTCCCCAGTACCATACGCGTAGCCACCGGCGAGGAGCATGGCCTGTACCACCAGGTGTGGCTGGCCATCAAGCCACTGCTCGAGGAAGAACTCGGGCGCGAGGTGGAACTGCGAACCACCACCGGCTCGGTCGTGAATCGTCAGCTGCTTGCCGCTGGCGAAGTCGACATCGCCATGATGCAAGGCGATCAGCTCCTCGGTGGCCAACTGGAACACGACGCCACGCTGGAGATCGTCGCTCCGCTCTACCCTGAACCGTTGCTGGTGGTTGCTCCCCGCGGCACTCCGATCGAGTCGATCCGGCAGCTGGAAGGTTCGCCGGTTTATCTCGGGCCTGCTAACTCGGGCTCGCGACTCTCGGCCCAAGAACTCTTCTCTCACTTTCATGTGCATGTCGTGGAACCGATCGACGACACTCCGCACGATAGTTTCCTCAGCCCGCTCGAATCGGGAGTCGTCGACGCAGCGATTGTCGTCACCGGATTACAGAATCGTGATGTGAACAGTCTGCTCGACTCGGGCAAGTTCGATTTGGTATCGATCCCCGAATCACAAGGTTACGCCGACCGTAGTATTCAATGGCAATCGTATACGATTCCCACCGGGTACTTCTCCGGTGCACCTACTACACCTGCGCAGCCGGTGGAAACACTAGCCACCGCCGGCTTGGTAGTGGTCACCGACAAAGCGTCGAACACGCTCGTCAATGCGATGCTCGAAGTGTTCTACGAACATGGTTTGCGAACGAAGTTTGCCAACCTGATTCCCCGCTCGCAGGCGCTCGATTGGTGCCCCATCGAACCGCATGAAGTATCGCGGGGCTATTTCAACCCTGTCGATCGGCTTAGCTCCATCGCGGCGATGATGGAGTCGATGGCTGCTACCAAGGAACTACTATTCGCACTGGGTGCAGGACTCTTTCTGCTCTGGCGGCGGACCGAGCGCATTCGCAAACGTGATCACAACAAAAAACTCCAGGCTGAGAAGGATCGGCTCGACCTGCTGCTGCAAAAAACCCTCGACATCGAGCGGGCGCAGATGCGGACCACCGATCCGAAGCAGTTGCGCAAAATGCTCGATGAAGTCACCAACATCAAGCTTCGCGCCCTGCAGGAACTCACCGACGAAGAACTCTATGCCGACCAGGCGTTTTCGATTTTCCTGATGCAATGCTCGAATTTAATCAGCAAAATCCAACTGAAAATCATCTCTCTCACCGGGAGCAACGGAGATTTGGCCTCGATCGACCCGATTGGCTAG
- a CDS encoding S8 family serine peptidase: MGKKSKRSWWKKSRINRDKKLRSLERLEDRIVMSADPIYAEVVSNAQEYITERMLTVAFTNASNLANYSSTQLESATQWVVKTDGTVNASNFLSQTGMPMLKASTALDNTYYAAAGNLSSSSIISLLESNSNIEYFYPSVEANISTRNVTNDPYYDSQWYILNTGQEVSDPNEFNEYTVWGYDLNIEDAWEIATGEGVTVAVVDSGFYQLHPDLVNNVNTALSFNFNQGTNSPILDLEGDFHGTAVAGIIAADGNNGIGTVGVAYDANLADFRFLGTDLLGVTIDDDDIYQLFTLNNEDIEIYNHSWGEGDPSRLLAPMSPGQAQGIIDSVFDSRGNLGVIHVIASGNDAETGDTAANEAFTGSPYVVNVSGLNYSGTTASYTEGGPSILVTAPTDEILTTDLPGENGYNNSNSGLNSDGDPFPDLDYTSEFNGTSAAAPMVAGVVALMVEAAKDNGVDLTLRDVQEILVRSAYQVDATDTGGDDAGGWQVNSRPIFTDPRDVMGLPQGAIDPTYASDPNKPALSGVPESTDFQFALPANGAGYTVHDGFSYGYGHGAVDAKLAVELASNWRTLGGQTNSSIISSSFTNITVPAAETYTGAGNTFTVPGGVGGQPGFGEYYQLWADLMFDPPDELPDPLPVNSRGGQAIPIVVPANYTVEYVEVTMDFAMDSEATEMLRMTLVSPDGTYSELTNWEKVATNGGLTDTGQVTYTFTTNRHWGERTEGNGTIDPITGEVIAANANLDGNGVATSGNWQLVIENWSESGTTLNGSVDFHVANTVGPNTLGGRIKGTIGLDSNADGDYDFIGVHAEEAIVTGLDGVDEIAIANSAAMPTGDSFLLTDNERPVSGIKVYIDRNENGEWDADEDYTYTTADGNYYFDVGWNYTTDTNSPLYDYQIRFELPEGYDVVGDDMHEYRVGIQDDMSVQNYYIESNFILQPHDVTLEGNVYADFNWSNIQDAQESTIEQLRVFIDVNQNGVLDYLDYNGNRIFDNGIDEALEPMTITQPDGSYSVVLSTDINSDTDIFGNPQEFAYYTGAGRYTVMLDHVDGWIPTKDPLTAEGFAGSLNGTFSPSLAFYSINVEPGETISTGLDFGVTPEDNATISGFVYNDLNQNGTRNAGEGGLAGATVYLDMDASGDLSAGDLSVVTGDNGSYLFEGLAAGTYAIHVVPPSGYAEEDGTGPIAGQYPHVVVQSGNSAGNNGLYDFGFYDPAAATSIARDYGDLDDTYQTLATSGGASHAIVDGFFLGSGVSSEVDGQPSAGADLDSLDDGVQVLETIVAGETISINVIASSDALFLQGWIDFNNDGDFDDLGEHLSFGNAAGITLPNSRQLQLSEGLNELTFVVPNEVAAENLAARFRYGEGGYSQFNQPTGEALIGEVEDYILGSTVSTSFFEQLAGDYSGDNRVTMDDYTVWKQSVGSTVDLRADGNGDGTVNLADYTIWRDNLGSVSLPVQTIYASPAALASSKADAEDQGLEPEVVASLSSTTSSDSDTPASEDAGNAAVAAASTSETEQPEVSAGDASTAVADTSESATLDDIAIVHHTDTQDDVVASSEVTVVTDVYGPVFQQIDSMATPLTSRSQETKLPGMISTVDGNLVDRTAGKLAKSGKPVAQLPQNDVEVNGSTPNVVDLAFAQPEADNDLLVDGFLDSREASTDEALVLALEELETVF; this comes from the coding sequence ATGGGTAAGAAATCCAAGCGATCGTGGTGGAAGAAGAGTCGGATTAACCGAGACAAGAAACTGCGTTCGCTCGAACGATTGGAAGATCGTATCGTGATGTCGGCGGATCCGATCTACGCGGAAGTCGTCAGCAACGCACAAGAATACATAACCGAGCGGATGCTTACCGTTGCGTTTACGAACGCTTCGAACTTAGCGAACTACAGCAGTACGCAGTTGGAGAGTGCCACACAGTGGGTAGTGAAGACTGACGGCACGGTGAATGCCTCCAACTTTCTGTCGCAAACCGGTATGCCGATGCTGAAGGCATCGACTGCGCTCGACAATACCTATTACGCTGCGGCTGGCAATCTCTCGAGTAGTTCGATTATCAGCCTGCTGGAGTCGAATTCGAACATCGAGTACTTCTACCCTAGTGTGGAAGCCAACATTTCGACCAGAAATGTCACCAACGACCCATACTACGATTCCCAGTGGTACATCTTGAATACGGGTCAAGAAGTAAGTGATCCCAACGAGTTCAATGAGTATACCGTTTGGGGCTACGACCTCAACATCGAAGACGCTTGGGAAATTGCCACCGGCGAAGGGGTAACGGTCGCCGTGGTAGACTCCGGTTTCTACCAGTTGCATCCCGACCTAGTTAACAACGTCAATACTGCGCTAAGCTTCAACTTTAACCAAGGGACCAATAGCCCGATTCTCGATCTCGAGGGCGACTTCCATGGCACTGCGGTAGCTGGCATTATTGCTGCCGATGGCAACAATGGCATCGGCACCGTCGGCGTCGCCTACGACGCGAACTTGGCCGACTTCCGGTTCCTCGGCACCGATCTGCTTGGTGTCACCATTGACGATGACGACATCTACCAGCTCTTCACACTCAACAATGAAGACATTGAGATCTACAACCACAGTTGGGGCGAGGGGGATCCAAGCCGACTACTCGCACCAATGTCGCCTGGACAAGCCCAAGGTATCATCGACTCGGTATTTGACAGTCGCGGCAACCTGGGTGTGATTCACGTGATTGCTTCCGGCAACGATGCTGAAACCGGAGATACCGCCGCCAACGAGGCATTTACTGGCTCTCCTTACGTCGTCAATGTCTCGGGATTGAACTACAGCGGCACCACGGCCAGCTACACCGAAGGTGGGCCTTCGATCCTAGTGACCGCTCCCACTGATGAGATTCTGACCACCGACCTACCGGGCGAGAATGGTTACAACAATTCGAACTCGGGCCTGAACTCTGATGGAGATCCGTTCCCAGATCTTGACTACACTTCGGAATTTAATGGCACCTCTGCGGCTGCCCCCATGGTAGCAGGTGTCGTGGCCTTGATGGTAGAAGCCGCCAAAGACAATGGTGTAGATCTCACGCTCCGCGACGTGCAGGAAATTTTGGTGAGATCCGCCTACCAAGTCGACGCTACAGATACCGGTGGTGATGATGCAGGTGGTTGGCAGGTGAACTCTCGCCCCATCTTTACCGATCCCCGCGACGTGATGGGGTTACCACAGGGAGCTATAGATCCCACCTACGCCAGCGATCCAAATAAACCGGCACTAAGTGGTGTGCCTGAGTCGACCGATTTCCAGTTTGCATTGCCAGCGAATGGTGCTGGATACACGGTGCACGATGGCTTCAGCTATGGTTATGGACACGGAGCGGTGGACGCCAAACTGGCAGTAGAGCTTGCCAGCAATTGGAGAACTCTGGGAGGGCAAACGAACTCGAGCATCATCAGCTCAAGTTTTACTAACATTACTGTACCCGCGGCTGAGACTTACACCGGTGCTGGTAACACGTTTACTGTGCCAGGCGGTGTCGGCGGACAACCTGGCTTTGGTGAGTATTATCAACTGTGGGCCGACCTGATGTTCGATCCACCAGATGAACTTCCCGATCCATTGCCGGTTAACTCCCGGGGTGGACAAGCAATTCCGATTGTCGTCCCTGCGAACTATACCGTGGAGTACGTGGAAGTCACCATGGATTTCGCGATGGATTCCGAAGCTACAGAAATGCTTCGGATGACCTTGGTCTCTCCCGACGGCACCTACTCAGAACTTACCAACTGGGAGAAAGTAGCCACGAATGGTGGCCTCACCGACACAGGTCAGGTGACCTATACCTTTACGACGAATCGCCACTGGGGTGAGCGTACCGAAGGCAACGGAACCATCGATCCCATCACAGGTGAGGTAATTGCCGCCAACGCCAATCTCGACGGCAATGGGGTCGCAACTAGCGGTAATTGGCAATTAGTGATCGAAAACTGGTCGGAGAGTGGCACGACACTCAATGGCAGTGTTGATTTCCACGTTGCCAATACGGTTGGTCCAAATACCCTGGGCGGCCGAATTAAGGGCACTATTGGTTTAGATTCCAACGCCGATGGCGATTATGACTTCATAGGTGTTCATGCCGAAGAAGCGATTGTGACCGGCCTCGATGGAGTCGATGAAATCGCCATTGCCAACAGCGCCGCGATGCCAACTGGCGACTCGTTCTTATTGACCGACAACGAACGGCCAGTTTCAGGCATCAAGGTCTATATCGATCGCAATGAAAACGGCGAGTGGGACGCAGACGAAGACTACACCTACACCACAGCCGATGGCAATTATTACTTTGATGTCGGTTGGAATTACACCACCGATACCAACTCTCCCCTCTATGACTACCAGATTCGATTCGAACTGCCCGAAGGGTACGACGTAGTCGGTGACGACATGCATGAATACCGTGTTGGTATTCAAGATGACATGAGCGTGCAGAACTACTACATCGAGAGCAACTTCATCCTGCAACCGCACGATGTCACTCTCGAAGGTAACGTGTATGCCGATTTCAACTGGAGCAACATCCAAGATGCTCAAGAGTCGACCATCGAGCAACTCCGGGTGTTCATCGATGTCAACCAGAACGGCGTACTCGACTACCTCGACTACAACGGTAACCGTATTTTTGACAACGGCATCGATGAGGCACTCGAGCCGATGACCATCACCCAGCCCGATGGTTCGTACAGTGTTGTGCTTTCGACCGACATTAACTCCGACACCGATATTTTCGGCAATCCACAGGAGTTTGCTTACTACACCGGTGCTGGTCGTTACACAGTAATGCTCGACCACGTCGATGGCTGGATTCCCACGAAGGATCCTCTGACTGCAGAAGGATTTGCTGGCTCTCTAAACGGCACCTTCTCGCCGAGCTTAGCGTTCTACAGCATTAACGTAGAACCGGGCGAAACCATCTCGACCGGCCTCGACTTCGGAGTGACGCCCGAAGACAACGCCACGATATCGGGCTTTGTTTATAACGACCTCAACCAGAATGGCACACGCAACGCTGGCGAAGGTGGTTTGGCTGGTGCAACGGTCTACCTCGATATGGATGCCTCTGGCGACCTCTCGGCCGGCGACTTGTCGGTAGTTACTGGTGACAACGGTAGCTATCTATTCGAGGGACTAGCGGCTGGCACCTACGCCATTCACGTGGTTCCACCTTCCGGCTATGCCGAGGAAGATGGCACCGGGCCAATCGCTGGTCAGTACCCGCATGTAGTGGTCCAAAGTGGCAACTCCGCTGGCAACAACGGCCTGTACGACTTTGGTTTCTACGATCCAGCAGCGGCCACGAGCATTGCTCGCGACTATGGCGATCTGGACGACACTTACCAAACGCTTGCTACGTCTGGCGGTGCTAGTCACGCGATCGTCGATGGATTCTTCCTCGGCAGTGGTGTGTCTTCCGAGGTCGATGGACAGCCAAGTGCGGGCGCTGATCTCGACTCGCTTGACGACGGTGTTCAAGTACTTGAGACCATTGTGGCTGGTGAGACCATCAGTATCAATGTGATCGCGAGCTCCGACGCCCTATTCCTGCAAGGTTGGATCGACTTCAACAACGATGGCGATTTCGACGACCTGGGCGAGCATCTGTCGTTTGGCAATGCGGCCGGAATCACACTGCCGAATTCGCGGCAACTGCAACTCTCTGAAGGACTCAACGAGCTTACCTTCGTAGTACCCAATGAAGTAGCTGCTGAGAACCTAGCCGCCCGCTTCCGCTATGGCGAAGGTGGTTACTCGCAGTTCAACCAACCCACTGGCGAAGCTCTAATCGGTGAAGTCGAAGACTACATCTTGGGATCGACCGTCTCCACCTCGTTCTTCGAGCAACTCGCAGGCGACTACTCCGGCGACAACCGGGTGACGATGGACGACTACACCGTTTGGAAACAATCGGTAGGTTCCACCGTGGATCTGCGAGCCGATGGCAACGGCGATGGCACCGTGAACCTCGCCGATTACACCATCTGGCGTGACAACCTCGGATCGGTATCACTGCCAGTGCAGACGATCTACGCCTCGCCGGCAGCTTTGGCAAGCAGCAAAGCAGATGCTGAAGACCAAGGCTTGGAACCTGAAGTGGTCGCTTCGTTATCGAGCACCACTTCCAGTGACAGCGATACCCCTGCGTCGGAAGACGCTGGCAACGCTGCCGTGGCTGCAGCCAGTACCAGCGAAACAGAGCAGCCTGAAGTCAGTGCGGGCGACGCTTCGACCGCTGTGGCTGACACCAGCGAATCGGCCACGCTCGACGATATTGCCATCGTCCACCATACCGATACGCAGGACGACGTGGTTGCTTCCAGTGAAGTCACCGTGGTAACCGATGTGTACGGTCCTGTCTTCCAGCAGATTGATTCCATGGCGACTCCGCTGACGAGCCGCTCGCAGGAAACGAAGCTGCCGGGCATGATCTCCACGGTCGATGGCAACTTGGTTGATCGCACCGCTGGCAAGCTCGCTAAGAGCGGCAAGCCAGTTGCCCAACTTCCCCAGAACGACGTGGAAGTGAATGGCAGCACGCCCAACGTGGTTGATTTGGCCTTTGCTCAGCCGGAAGCTGACAACGACCTGCTGGTCGACGGCTTCCTCGACTCTCGTGAAGCTTCCACCGACGAAGCCTTGGTTCTCGCCCTTGAAGAACTTGAAACTGTCTTCTAA
- the tnpA gene encoding IS200/IS605 family transposase, with protein sequence MDSYRTGAHSRFDLKYHFVWVTKYRKAILRGDVGVRVREIVREVCRTNDIEILQGAVSADHVHVLLSCPPNLSPSKIMQYLKGKSSRKLLMEFQHLQKQYWGRHLWARGYFVASSGSVTEEAITAYIQGQRGTEPSDGEDNFRVTPS encoded by the coding sequence ATGGATAGTTACCGGACTGGAGCACATAGCCGCTTTGATTTGAAATACCATTTCGTGTGGGTCACGAAGTACCGCAAGGCGATCCTGAGAGGTGACGTCGGGGTACGGGTGCGTGAAATCGTGCGTGAGGTGTGTCGGACGAACGATATTGAGATACTGCAGGGGGCGGTCTCGGCCGATCATGTGCATGTTTTGTTGTCATGCCCTCCGAATCTCTCGCCCAGCAAGATCATGCAGTATCTCAAGGGCAAGAGTTCGCGAAAGCTTCTGATGGAGTTCCAGCATCTGCAAAAGCAGTACTGGGGGCGTCATTTGTGGGCCCGCGGGTATTTTGTGGCGTCTAGCGGAAGTGTGACTGAGGAAGCGATCACCGCGTATATCCAGGGGCAGCGGGGAACGGAGCCCAGCGACGGGGAAGATAACTTCCGCGTAACGCCTTCGTGA